From the genome of Oryza glaberrima chromosome 1, OglaRS2, whole genome shotgun sequence:
GTGcggggcagcagcagcgccgccgcgccactcgGCGCGCTGGTAGCAGCCCCGCTGCGCGCACGCGAGGCCCTCAGGTTCGTGGGCTTCCTGGAGGAGAGGAGCTCTGTGTGCGCAAGCTAGGAGGAAGAAAAGACGGTACTGTTTTGGGAGTTGGATTTGGGACTGATTTGTGAGCTTGTTGTGGGAAAGAGAGCAAGTTTATTTCTGTTTCTTTGTTGACAGGTGCGGGAAGAAGCCTGGTCCAGTTATGTGATTTGGGTTGCTAAGAGCACAAGCGAGGATATGTTCCCGTTCTTTGCTTGCTGAAAACTTGATGGAATAAGAGTTGCCGTGATTGTGGTGAACACGGGCAGCAAGGAGTGTTAGTTGGCATCGCTCTAGGAGATGGATCCATTGAAAGGGGTTGAGGAATCATCGCTGGTCACTAAAGGCGAGATGAAAAGCCTACTACAAGACTTGATAGCTACTGGGATGATGGGGCCTAGAATAGGAGGGGCATCACCTGAAATAAAGCTAGAGCAAATGCCGAATGAAGTTAAGTTGGAGGAGAGCCAAAATTACTTGAGCTGGTCTAGAAGGACAAGATTGATGTTGAGGGCAAAAGGGGTAGAACACTATTTGGAGGAAACTTGTATTGAACCGGATGACAAGCTTAGTGTGGACTGGAAGGTGTGGAATTCCACCAACTCTACGGTGGCAACATGGTTAATGACCTCAGTGGCTCCATCCATTGCGAGGATGGTGGAGACAATTTCTAATGCATCAACTGTGTGGAAGACATTGAGCAAAATGTACTCAGGGGAAGACAATGCAATGATGATGGTTGAGGCTCAAGACAAGGTGGAGAACTTGAAGCAAGAGGGAAGAACTGTTCAAGAATATTCTAGTGAGTTGCAACAATTATGGGCAGATTTGGATCACTATGAGAGGGGGACTGGGAGGAGGATTGGGACTGGAGTCAGGCGCAATGGGTTGTGGTACATCAATAATGAAGAAGTAGGATTGGCTGCAGTTGCAGGAAATGCTGAGGAGATTATTTTGCTTCATTGCCGGTTAGGACATCCATCATTTGATAACGTAAGTAAGCTATATCCAATTCTCTTTAATGGAGTGAACAAAAGTAGACTTGTCTGTGACGCTTGCGAATTTGGCAAACATACACGGACCCCATATGTTGGGAGTGGCCTCCGTAGTTATGAACCCTTTATATTAATACATTATGATGTTTGGGGACCATGGCCAGTTACTTTAGTGAGTGGATTTAAGTGGTTTGTTTCCTTCATTGATTGTTACACTCGAATGACTTGGATTTATGTACTTAAGCACAAGAATGATGTTCTTCGATGCTTCCAAGATTTTCATAAATTCAAATCAGTTTGATGCAAATGTTCGAATCATTCGAACTGATAATGGGACTGAGTATATCAACAACGAATTTGTCTCTTATGTCTTGGATCAAGGGATCATACATCAAACCACTTGTCCTGGAACCCCTCCTCAAAATGGTGTAGCTGAGAGGAAGAACCGACATTTGTTGGAGGTGGCACGTTCACTTATGTTTCAGATGAATGTACCCAAATACTTGTGGAAGTGATGACTGCTGCATATCTTATTAATCGCATATCTTGTGGAGATGACAAGGAAGAATGATGGGGACCAAATTAGGGAATTTGCACGGGAGCAAGTTGAAGAGTCCGAACAACCTGAGCATCCAGTCCAAGAATCCTCCCCGTGcctctctcctccaactccctTGCCCCTCATTGAAACGTCTGGTGATGTTCCCCCTATACTTGAACAAGTAGAATTACCTCTTACACAACGTAGGGAAACTAGAAGTAATGCTGGGAAACCTCCTATACGTCTTGGCTTTGAACATATTAGCTCTAAGCATGACATTGCAAATTATATCTCATACTCCCACATTTCACCTGCATACAAAACTTTCATTGCATCATTACAAGCAGTGCCTGTTCTGAAAGACTGGAGATGTGCCAAGCAAGATCCTAGGTGGAAAGATGCAATGAAGGAGGAGCTTCATGCCCTTCAGGAGAACAAGACATGGGAACTTGTGAGACTTCCACCAGGAAAAAGAGCAGTAAGATGTAAGTGAGTATTTACAGTAAAGCAAACTCCTGAAGGGAAGGTGGATAGATACAAAGCAAGATTAGTTGCAAAAGGTTATAGTCAAACTTATGGGATTGACTATGATGAAACATTTGCTCCTGTGGCCAAGATGGGTATAGTGAGAGCTTTGGTGTCTTCTGCAGTTAACTTTGGATGGCCTCTACATCAGCTGGATGTGAAAAATGCTTTCCTTTATGGTGATCTACAAGAGGTCTATATGGAGATTCCCCTTGGATTTGGAAATAACCAAACGGTAGGAAAGGTATGTAAACTCAAGAGATCATTATATGGTTTGAAGCAGTCTCACGTGCATGGTTTGATAGATTTAGGCGTGCACTATGTGAGATGGGATATTCCCAATGCAATGGAGATCACACGGTTTTTTATACACATAAGGGTTCATGTATTACCATCTTGGCAGTGTATGCTGATGATATAGTGATCACCGGTGATGATGGGGGAAGAAATTAGGTGCTTGAAGGAAATGTTTGGAAAGACCTTTGAGGTGAAGGATCTTG
Proteins encoded in this window:
- the LOC127759822 gene encoding uncharacterized protein LOC127759822, whose protein sequence is MDPLKGVEESSLVTKGEMKSLLQDLIATGMMGPRIGGASPEIKLEQMPNEVKLEESQNYLSWSRRTRLMLRAKGVEHYLEETCIEPDDKLSVDWKVWNSTNSTVATWLMTSVAPSIARMVETISNASTVWKTLSKMYSGEDNAMMMVEAQDKVENLKQEGRTVQEYSSELQQLWADLDHYERGTGRRIGTGVRRNGLWYINNEEVGLAAVAGNAEEIILLHCRLGHPSFDNVSKLYPILFNGVNKSRLVCDACEFGKHTRTPYVGSGLRSYEPFILIHYDVWGPWPVTLVSGFKWFVSFIDCYTRMTWIYVLKHKNDVLRCFQDFHKFKSV